The following are from one region of the Paracoccus sp. S3-43 genome:
- a CDS encoding lysozyme inhibitor LprI family protein: protein MRIATLASILAATALPAPAPAQAEPTLPPGVVEACFADTPRGRIDPDCIGAAANQCQEAPGGSGTIGIGGCLSAEHDAWDRLLNEEWNQVRGVFKDDQTASDSLLKAQRAWIAWRDAECDFQYDRYGGGSMRSIAGTGCRMTATARRTFELRDMREW from the coding sequence ATGCGCATCGCAACGCTTGCATCGATCCTCGCGGCGACCGCGCTGCCGGCGCCCGCCCCGGCCCAGGCAGAGCCGACCCTGCCGCCCGGCGTGGTCGAGGCCTGCTTTGCCGATACGCCGCGCGGCCGGATCGACCCCGATTGCATCGGCGCGGCCGCGAACCAGTGCCAGGAGGCGCCGGGAGGCAGCGGCACCATCGGGATCGGCGGATGCCTGTCGGCTGAACACGATGCCTGGGACCGGCTGCTGAACGAGGAATGGAACCAGGTCCGTGGCGTCTTCAAGGATGACCAGACCGCCTCGGACAGCCTGCTCAAGGCGCAGCGGGCCTGGATCGCCTGGCGCGACGCGGAATGCGATTTTCAGTATGACCGCTATGGCGGCGGCTCCATGCGCTCCATCGCGGGGACGGGCTGCCGGATGACGGCGACGGCACGCCGCACATTCGAATTGCGGGACATGCGGGAATGGTAA
- a CDS encoding OmpW family outer membrane protein, which translates to MKTLCLAVAAALAVLSPAAAQQAGDLTVGLGIHNVNPKSDNGSLAGGTVPVSIGDGTRPTITAEYFFRDNIGVELLAALPFKHSIDSNGARIGTVKHLPPVVSLQYHFDATPQLKPFVGIGVNFTGFYDAEAEGPLAGSDLRVKNSWGLAAHLGADYWINDRSALRADLRWIDIDADVTLDGADIGTVEVDPVVAGVSYVMKF; encoded by the coding sequence ATGAAAACCCTGTGTCTTGCCGTTGCAGCCGCGTTGGCTGTCCTGTCCCCGGCGGCTGCGCAACAGGCGGGCGACCTGACCGTCGGTCTGGGCATCCATAATGTGAACCCCAAGTCCGACAACGGCTCGCTGGCGGGGGGCACCGTTCCGGTCAGCATCGGCGACGGCACGCGTCCGACGATCACGGCGGAATATTTCTTCCGCGACAATATCGGGGTCGAGCTGCTGGCGGCGCTGCCCTTCAAGCACTCGATCGATTCGAATGGCGCGCGGATCGGCACCGTGAAGCACCTGCCCCCGGTCGTCTCGCTGCAATACCATTTCGACGCCACGCCGCAGTTGAAGCCCTTTGTCGGAATCGGCGTGAACTTCACCGGCTTCTATGACGCCGAGGCCGAGGGGCCGCTGGCCGGATCCGACCTGCGCGTCAAGAACAGTTGGGGCCTGGCCGCGCATCTGGGTGCGGATTACTGGATCAACGACCGCTCGGCCCTGCGCGCGGACCTTCGCTGGATCGACATCGACGCCGATGTGACGCTGGACGGCGCCGATATCGGCACGGTCGAGGTCGACCCGGTGGTCGCGGGCGTCAGCTATGTGATGAAGTTCTGA